The genomic segment AGTATGACCATACGCTACGAAATAGGAATTGTTGACACCCGGAACGTAATCAAAACGTTGCTCGATGATTATGGTCTCGATTTCCGCGATTATGCCCTTACCTCACTAAAGCGGAGGCTGGAGTACATCATATCGCTTTACGCGCTTCGCGATGCCGAGGGCCTTATTGCCAAGCTAAAGAGTAGCAAGGATTTTTTAGACCAATTCCTTTACGATATTACCCCTGAAACCACCGAAATGTTCCGCGATCCATCGTTCTGGAGAATTCTAAGGGATGAAATCATTCCTGAACTGGTTAAGTCGGGCTCATCAAAACCCCGTATATGGATTGCATCGTTCGACTCGGGCGAAGAGCTATACTCGTTATCAATCCTTCTAAAGGAATTGAATTTACTTAACGAGGTAAATTTATACTGCAACGTACTCTCCGATCACACCATACAGCGCATCACATCGGGTCGCTTGGATCCTAAAGATATGGAGGTGAATGAGGCAAATTACCAACGTTTTAACGAGAAAGGGAAGTACTCGTCGTACTACCGAACCGAGGCAAACAGCATTGTTTTCGACGTTAGCCTTATTAAGGATGTAAGCTTCATCAAGCAAAATACATTAATTGACGAGGATCCGGGTGCGCCAAAACTTATAATCTTCCGTAACCAGGCAATTTACTACAACCAGCTTCTCAGCGAGAAGGTTTTCGCCAAGCTTGCCAACTGCCTGGTAGCTGGTGGGTACTTAGCAATTGGGGTTAAAGAAACTTTGGAAAATACCAACGTTAGTAATAAATTTACTCTGTACAACGAGGCAGAAAGAATTTACAAGCGAAAAACCAACTAGTTTTTATGTATAAAGCAGTTATCATAGGAGGATCGGCAGGAAGCTTTCAGGTTATTACCCGAATACTACACGCTTTGCCCCCAAACTACCCACTACCTGTCCTTCTTTGCCTGCATAGGTTAAAGCATGTTCGAAGCGGATTTGTTGAGGCCCTTTCCATCAAATCGGGCATTCAAATTATTGAACCAAACGATAAGGAACAGATCAAACCCGGCAAAGCATACCTGGCTCCAGCTAATTACCACATGTATGTGGAATTAGGAAATAAAATAGCCCTTTCAACCGAGGAACCGGTTAACCATTCACGCCCCAGCATCGACCTTTCATTTATTACCGCTGCTCAGGTTTACCGTGAAAAATTAGTGGGAATTATTCTCTCCGGAGCAAACCGCGATGGCGCATACGGGTTAAAAAAGATAAAGGACTTAGGTGGGCTAGCCATTGTCCAAAACCCCGATGAATGCCAGGTTAGAACCATGACCGAAGCCTCGCTCAAGATGACGCCTGTTGACTTTGTTTTTAATACTAACGAGATTATTAAGTTTCTTCAAAACATCAAAGTATAAAAACATGAAACCAATTAACCCGACTAACCGATTTGTACCTGTTATAGTATTGGTTTTGCTGCTAGCCAGTTCCCTATTGGTTTTCAGCTTGATCTATAACACGGCATTGGAAACCGGGCAAAAAATATCTCCTTGGATTATCGGCCTTTGCCTACTCCCCTTTCTTTTTGGATTGTGGTTCTACTTTATTGTAGTTAAGCAACGAAACCTTATCGATGGCCTTCAAGCCCAAATTGAATTGCTTAAAGCGCAGGTTGAATCATTCATGAAATCGCAGAAAAAGGAAACCACTCAGGAAATCCGAAAAGAAACCCTTGACTACAAGAAATTGCTTGAAAAGATTATCCCTAACCTTCCTACTGACGATATTGTAAAATATGGCGAGGCGCTCCTTGCCAATGTTGCCAAAACCGCTGAAATTGTTCAGGGGCAACTATACCTTAAAAATTCACAAACCGATGTTTTTAGCTTTAAAGCCGGCTACGCTTTCTTTTCCGAGACCACCCCACCCGAATACCGGGAAGGGGAAACCCTTGCAGGACAGGTGGCCAAAAACCAAAAACTTATAAACATTGATAATATACCCGAAGGTTACATTACTATACTATCCGGCCTGGGTAAGGGTTCGCCTAAACATTTAATTATTGCCCCAATAATCTCTACCGAAAATACAACTATGGGGATAATAGAGCTAGCCTCATTCAAACCCTTTACTAGCGAACACGAGGAACTTTTTTCTCAGCTCGGACGTAAACTTGGAGAGATATTAAGTGTCAATCAATAATAACCAAACTGCGGCATGATTTCATTCGGAATTATATCGACCACCGATAGCAAACAAGTAATCCGGCAAAGGGTAACTCAAGCCTTCTTGGTTAGCCTTATGTTCCCCATGATTGCCTGGATTGTTGATATCCTATCCAGAGGAATCCCTTTTAACTTGACCAGCATCGCAGATATACATGCCACCAATCCCATTCATTGGATTATTGATTTGGCTCCCTTTGTAATTTCCTATGTTACGTGGCTACAGCTTACCCGACACTACCGTAGGATTCTTTTGCTGGAGAAGGAACTCCGGCAGCGCGATGAGGACATTGAGAAAAATGCGCGCTTTGCCCAACGTATTGGCGAAGGCGACTATAATGCACCTTTTCAGGTTGGTGGTGACGATGATATCCTTGGAAAGTCGTTGGTTATCATGCGCGACAACCTGCTTGCAAACCAGAAAAAAGAGGCTGAGCAGAACTGGATAACCAAGGGGAAAGATGAAATATCGCACATCCTACGCCTACACAATAATATTGATGAGCTATCGTACGACGTACTGGTTAAGCTGATAAACTACATACGAACCATACAGGGGGCAATTTACCTTTACGATGAAGAGAAGCAGAAACTTGTTAACCTTGCCACGTATGCATACAACCGCCGTAAGTACATTAAGCAGGAGTTTCGTATTGGCGAGGGGCTTATAGGCGAGTGCGCCTACGAGCGTGAATTTATTTACCGAACCGAGGTACCCGATAATTACGTCACCATTACCTCAGGTATTTTGGGCGATCGTAAACCTAAAAGCTTGCTGCTTGTGCCCCTTATCACCGATGAAAAGCTTGAAGGTGTTTTAGAATTTGCCTCGCTCGACGACGAGATACCCGAGCTGACTATTCGATTCCTGAAAGAGGTGGGTGAAATAATAGCCCGCACCATCTTTAACCTGCGCATAAACCAAAAAACTGAAAAATTGCTGCAGGAAGCCCAGCAAATGGCTCAAGAACTCAAGGAGAACGAGGAAGAACTTCGCCAGAATGCCGAGGAGATGAAGATAACTCAAGAAGAACTTGAGATATCGAATGCTAAGCTCGAAGCTAAAATCCAGGAAGTTGAAAATGCCCAAAAACGTTTACACTCCCTCCTTGAAAACGCATCGGAAATTATATCGATATATAATAGCGAGAAACAGCTAACCTACATAAGCCCCTCGGTAACCAAAATTTTGGGTTATACCCCGCAGGAAATGATGAGCGGCAAGGATATCGATCGCCTAACCCGCAAGGGCGAAGCCGCTTTTAACGAAATGTTTGAGCAGCTCCTGGAGAATCCCCGTATTGCTATCACCATCCAGTACACCTTTATGAAAAAGGATGGTGAAAAGATTTTCCTTGAAGTAACCGGTCGTAATTTGCTCGACGACCCTGCCATTGGCGGTATAATCATTAACTCACGCGATATTACTGAACGTAAACGCGCCGAGAAAGAGGAGCGCATGCGTAGCAAAATGCAATCGCTTTCCGAGAACTCCCCCGATATTATCATGCGCGTAAACCCAGCCGGGCAATTCTTCTATGCAAACCCCATGGTGGAAACCTACCTTGGAATTGACTACAGGGAATTGGTTAACCAAACAATAACCGCGCTTGACGGTATTCCAGTGCTTTCGAACTTTATTCGCGAAGCCATAAAAACCATTAAGGTTGAAAAGGAAAAGTACGAAGGCGAAATTACTTTTACCACCAATCGGGGCGAAACGGTAATGCACATTGTTGGCATCCCTGAATTCAATGAGAACGAGCTTGAGACCATACTGTTTGTTGCCCACGATATAACCGAGCAAAAGCAAACCGAAAGGGAAATTCAGGAAAAGAACCGCAAAATCACCGAAAGTATTAACTACGCCCAGCGTATTCAAACATCAATCCTACCAAATAACAGAATCATTAGGCAGTACCTGCCCAAATCGTTCATTTACTACCACCCCAGAGATGTTGTTAGTGGCGACTTCCCCTGGTTCTTCATAAAGGATGATTTCATTTACATAGCTGCTGTTGACTGTACTGGCCATGGGGTTCCAGGCGCTCTGCTCTCCTTTATTGGCTACTTTACACTGAACAACGTGGTTGACCACGACTCATCGTACACAGCTGGTCAAATACTTGACCATCTACATTTTGGGGTTCGTAAAACCCTTAAGCAGGATCGCCCCGATGCCGATGCCCGCGATGGTATGGATATTGCTTTTTGCAAAATCAACCCCAAAAACAAGGAACTCCAGTATGCAGGGGCTCACCGACCGCTTTACTTTGTACGGAATGGAGAACTAACTGAATACAAGGGCGACCGCAAAGCAATTGGCGGTATTCCTCATCCCAAAAAGGCCGAAGAACCATTTACCAACTATATCATAGAGTATAAACCGGGCGACAGGGTATACTTTTTTTCCGATGGTATAGTTGACCAGGTTGGTGGCCCTGAAAAGAAAAAGTTTGGAGCTCAAAGTATTCGTGATATCATTATGAACAACCTAAAAACGCCGATTCACGAACTTAACGACGTGTTTGCAAAAGCACTTACCGATTACCAGGGTGAAAATAAACAGGTTGACGATATACTTTTAATTGGTATTGAATTTTAAAAATGTAATATATTTGTAACTCATATAACTCATCGGGCTATGGATCGAAAAAACATTAAAGGGTTTCTTGAGTTCGTTTACGACTTTTACAAGTCGATGAAGGCTCATGAAATTACTCTCGTTTACGAGGGTGAAATAACCCATCAAATAACCAAAGCCTTCACCTCCCTTACCGAGTCAAATATGGCCAAGGAGGAGGAGTCGAACTCCGTTCAGAAAAAGGTTTTCCATGTAATGGTGGAATGCCTCCAGAACATCAGCAAACATGCCGATAGTTTCGGCTCCGATGATTTTCTCTTTGCTGGCCGTGGTATTTTCATGGTTAGCAAAGGTGATTCGGAATACCACGTTACTACTGGCAATGTGATTGAAAACTCCAAGATTGAGGAGCTCTCAAAAATCCTTGATCACATTAACTCGCTCGACAAGGAGGGTTTGAAGCAACTCTACAAAACCCAGATGCGCGAAGGCCGCCTTTCCGAGAAGGGTGGAGCCGGATTGGGTTTCATTGACATAGCCCGAAAAACCGGAAGGAAGCTTGAGTACCACTTCCTCCCTATCGACGAGGAAACCCATTTCTTTGTATTAACTTCAACCATTTCAAGATCAGAATAACAGTACCGATATGGAAACCATAAAAATAATGGGGACCGATGATACCCCAACCGTAATTCTGGATGCTCAAAACGAAATCTTCGAAATCTCGGGTCGTTCTTTGCCCGAGGACGTTACTGCATTCTACGATCCAATTCTGCAGTGGCTCGATGACTACTCAGCAGCGCCAAAACCCAAAACCATCTTTACCTTTAAGCTGGTGTACTTTAACACGGCCAGCTCTAAGCTGCTCCTCGATATTCTGATGAAACTTGAACAGCTCAAGGAGGGCGGTCACGACGTACTTGTGCGTTGGTACTACCCTGAGGACGACGAGGATATGCAGGAAGCTGGCGAGGAGTACGCCGATATAGTTGATGTTCCTTTTGAACAGATTGGCTACACCTTGAGTTAGGTTCTTTTCCGTTTTTTGCCCAAGTGAAGAAGAATGAGTGAGGAGATTCTCAAAGCGTTAATGCAACTCTTTGCAATCATTGCAAAGCAGGACGAAGGTGTTGAGCTCAAGGAGCGTGACTATGTTGTTAATTTCCTCACCCAGCAACTCAACGATGAGGCAGTAAAGGAATACATCAGACTCTTTGATGAGCATGCAGGCCTGCTCGACAAAGAAGATAATGCCGAAAACGATGAGGAAAAGGGCAAACGAAAACTTACTTCGGTAAAGGATTCCGTTCGTATTCTGGGTATTTGTAAGAAAATCAACAAAACTCTTACCCAGAAACAAAAAATCGTTGTTCTGGTTCGTTTGTACGAGCTTATCAATGCCGACCGCAAGTTTACTGAACAACGAATGGCTATTATCAATACCGTAGCCGAAGTATTTAAGCTTACCAAGGAAGAAATATCGGATATTGAAAATTTTGTTATAAAAAATTCACCCGAAGAGTTAGACATTCCAAGTATTTTAACCATTCACGATAAACCCTTTACGGGCAAAAACTGCAAGCACATTGGCACCGAAGCCCTGGATGGTTATATATATATTCTCCAAATAAAAAGCGAGGACCTTTACTTCCTCCGGTGTACAGGCAATGAGGATATTTACCTTAACGGATTACCCATTCACAACCGCCGCATCTATCTTTTTGCCAGCGGGAGTTCACTTAAACTACCTAAAGGGAAGCCGGTTTACTACACCGATGTAGTTTCCCACTTCCTGGCCGACTCCACGTCAATCCGCATTTCCTACAAAGTAGAAAATGTTGGTTTTCAGTTTAAAACAGGTGATATCGGATTAAGAAACATTTCCTTTTCCGAGGGGCATGGTAAGCTGGTTGGTATCATGGGAGCCAGTGGTGCTGGTAAAACCACACTGCTAAACGTACTTGCCGGTATCGAAAAGCCTACCACAGGCCGTGTTATTGTTAACGGCTACGACCTTCATAATGAAAAGGAGAAACTTGAAGGTGTTATTGGCGTTATCCCGCAAGACGATTTGCTCATTGAGGAGTTAACCGTATTTGAAAACCTATACTACAACGCAAAACTTTGCTTTAAGGATAAAACGGAGGAGGAACTGGTAGCCCTTGTGGATAAAACCCTTGCAAATCTTGGTCTTTTAGAGCGTAAAAACCTCAAGGTTGGAACCCCGCTCAACAAGATGATATCGGGCGGTCAGCGTAAAAGGTTAAACATAGCCCTTGAGCTAATTCGCGAGCCCTCCATCCTTTTTGTTGATGAGCCCACCTCGGGGCTTTCGTCGCGCGACTCAGAAAACGTAATGGACCTACTCCGTGAGCTAACGCTCAAGGGAAAGCTCATATTTGTGGTAATTCACCAACCCTCATCGGACATCTACAAAATGTTCGATAACATGGTTATACTGGATACAGGCGGATACATGATTTACTACGGCAACCCTGTTGAAGCCGTGATGTATTTCAAACGTCTTGATATGCAGATTAACAGCGATGTTGGTGAATGCCCTGTTTGTGGTAATGTAAACCCGGAACTTATCTTCAACATCATTGAGGCACGCGTAGTTGACGAATTTGGTCGTTACACTCCCATACGCAAGGTTTCGCCCCAGAAGTGGGAGGAACAATTCCGTGAAAACATTAAGCTATCCCACATCCCCGATGAGAAAGCAGAGCCACCCAAAACCCTAAACATCCCGTCGCGGTTTAAACAGTTCCTCATCTACACCAAGCGCGACTTCATGTCCAAGGTAAGCAACACCCAGTACATTGTTCTTAACCTGCTTGAGACCCCAATTTTAGCTTTCATTCTGGCTTACGTTATTCGCTACATTGCCGACCCAAACTCTGACATTTACATCTTTTACGAGAACGAGAATATCCCCATATACCTATTTATGGCACTAATTGTAGCCCTGTTTATTGGCTTAACGGTTAGCGCCGAGGAAATTTTCCGCGACCGTAAAATACTTAAACGCGAGGCATTCCTTAACTTAAGCCGATCGAGCTACCTATTCTCCAAAATATCGCTCCTGCTTTTGCTATCGGCTATCCAAAGTGCAACTTTTGTAATTATTGCCAATAGCATTCTGGAAATCAGGGGCATGTACTTTGACTACTGGTTGGTGCTTTTCAGCACAGCTGTTTGTGCAAATCTGCTTGGCCTCAATATCTCCGCAACATTTAACTCTGCCATCACCATCTACATCGTAATCCCTCTGCTCATGATTCCCATGATGGTACTCTCG from the Tenuifilum sp. 4138str genome contains:
- a CDS encoding CheR family methyltransferase, encoding MTIRYEIGIVDTRNVIKTLLDDYGLDFRDYALTSLKRRLEYIISLYALRDAEGLIAKLKSSKDFLDQFLYDITPETTEMFRDPSFWRILRDEIIPELVKSGSSKPRIWIASFDSGEELYSLSILLKELNLLNEVNLYCNVLSDHTIQRITSGRLDPKDMEVNEANYQRFNEKGKYSSYYRTEANSIVFDVSLIKDVSFIKQNTLIDEDPGAPKLIIFRNQAIYYNQLLSEKVFAKLANCLVAGGYLAIGVKETLENTNVSNKFTLYNEAERIYKRKTN
- a CDS encoding chemotaxis protein CheB, with the protein product MYKAVIIGGSAGSFQVITRILHALPPNYPLPVLLCLHRLKHVRSGFVEALSIKSGIQIIEPNDKEQIKPGKAYLAPANYHMYVELGNKIALSTEEPVNHSRPSIDLSFITAAQVYREKLVGIILSGANRDGAYGLKKIKDLGGLAIVQNPDECQVRTMTEASLKMTPVDFVFNTNEIIKFLQNIKV
- a CDS encoding GAF domain-containing protein, which translates into the protein MKPINPTNRFVPVIVLVLLLASSLLVFSLIYNTALETGQKISPWIIGLCLLPFLFGLWFYFIVVKQRNLIDGLQAQIELLKAQVESFMKSQKKETTQEIRKETLDYKKLLEKIIPNLPTDDIVKYGEALLANVAKTAEIVQGQLYLKNSQTDVFSFKAGYAFFSETTPPEYREGETLAGQVAKNQKLINIDNIPEGYITILSGLGKGSPKHLIIAPIISTENTTMGIIELASFKPFTSEHEELFSQLGRKLGEILSVNQ
- a CDS encoding PAS domain S-box protein, translated to MISFGIISTTDSKQVIRQRVTQAFLVSLMFPMIAWIVDILSRGIPFNLTSIADIHATNPIHWIIDLAPFVISYVTWLQLTRHYRRILLLEKELRQRDEDIEKNARFAQRIGEGDYNAPFQVGGDDDILGKSLVIMRDNLLANQKKEAEQNWITKGKDEISHILRLHNNIDELSYDVLVKLINYIRTIQGAIYLYDEEKQKLVNLATYAYNRRKYIKQEFRIGEGLIGECAYEREFIYRTEVPDNYVTITSGILGDRKPKSLLLVPLITDEKLEGVLEFASLDDEIPELTIRFLKEVGEIIARTIFNLRINQKTEKLLQEAQQMAQELKENEEELRQNAEEMKITQEELEISNAKLEAKIQEVENAQKRLHSLLENASEIISIYNSEKQLTYISPSVTKILGYTPQEMMSGKDIDRLTRKGEAAFNEMFEQLLENPRIAITIQYTFMKKDGEKIFLEVTGRNLLDDPAIGGIIINSRDITERKRAEKEERMRSKMQSLSENSPDIIMRVNPAGQFFYANPMVETYLGIDYRELVNQTITALDGIPVLSNFIREAIKTIKVEKEKYEGEITFTTNRGETVMHIVGIPEFNENELETILFVAHDITEQKQTEREIQEKNRKITESINYAQRIQTSILPNNRIIRQYLPKSFIYYHPRDVVSGDFPWFFIKDDFIYIAAVDCTGHGVPGALLSFIGYFTLNNVVDHDSSYTAGQILDHLHFGVRKTLKQDRPDADARDGMDIAFCKINPKNKELQYAGAHRPLYFVRNGELTEYKGDRKAIGGIPHPKKAEEPFTNYIIEYKPGDRVYFFSDGIVDQVGGPEKKKFGAQSIRDIIMNNLKTPIHELNDVFAKALTDYQGENKQVDDILLIGIEF
- a CDS encoding SiaB family protein kinase; protein product: MDRKNIKGFLEFVYDFYKSMKAHEITLVYEGEITHQITKAFTSLTESNMAKEEESNSVQKKVFHVMVECLQNISKHADSFGSDDFLFAGRGIFMVSKGDSEYHVTTGNVIENSKIEELSKILDHINSLDKEGLKQLYKTQMREGRLSEKGGAGLGFIDIARKTGRKLEYHFLPIDEETHFFVLTSTISRSE
- a CDS encoding DUF1987 domain-containing protein: METIKIMGTDDTPTVILDAQNEIFEISGRSLPEDVTAFYDPILQWLDDYSAAPKPKTIFTFKLVYFNTASSKLLLDILMKLEQLKEGGHDVLVRWYYPEDDEDMQEAGEEYADIVDVPFEQIGYTLS
- a CDS encoding ATP-binding cassette domain-containing protein; protein product: MSEEILKALMQLFAIIAKQDEGVELKERDYVVNFLTQQLNDEAVKEYIRLFDEHAGLLDKEDNAENDEEKGKRKLTSVKDSVRILGICKKINKTLTQKQKIVVLVRLYELINADRKFTEQRMAIINTVAEVFKLTKEEISDIENFVIKNSPEELDIPSILTIHDKPFTGKNCKHIGTEALDGYIYILQIKSEDLYFLRCTGNEDIYLNGLPIHNRRIYLFASGSSLKLPKGKPVYYTDVVSHFLADSTSIRISYKVENVGFQFKTGDIGLRNISFSEGHGKLVGIMGASGAGKTTLLNVLAGIEKPTTGRVIVNGYDLHNEKEKLEGVIGVIPQDDLLIEELTVFENLYYNAKLCFKDKTEEELVALVDKTLANLGLLERKNLKVGTPLNKMISGGQRKRLNIALELIREPSILFVDEPTSGLSSRDSENVMDLLRELTLKGKLIFVVIHQPSSDIYKMFDNMVILDTGGYMIYYGNPVEAVMYFKRLDMQINSDVGECPVCGNVNPELIFNIIEARVVDEFGRYTPIRKVSPQKWEEQFRENIKLSHIPDEKAEPPKTLNIPSRFKQFLIYTKRDFMSKVSNTQYIVLNLLETPILAFILAYVIRYIADPNSDIYIFYENENIPIYLFMALIVALFIGLTVSAEEIFRDRKILKREAFLNLSRSSYLFSKISLLLLLSAIQSATFVIIANSILEIRGMYFDYWLVLFSTAVCANLLGLNISATFNSAITIYIVIPLLMIPMMVLSGAMFSFEKLNRSVGSFNRVPLIAEFMITKWGYEALVVHQYKDNAFQKIFYDIDKVINNANYKTVYYIDELEKRATDLIDLLPQKDNPEAQKKIADRLAVLRKAIINETSYESPSITFDKLNKLTINTIDETTVYAIFDYLDRLKSHYSDIYSTQSQKRERMISFLVNNNRELYEAKRRAYDNESLADLATKTFEKNKIVQYGDELVQQYDPVYRDPIPRHYLDFRSHFLAPRKHFLGMYFDTFWFNLVIIWLMTIVLYITLYYESLKKLLDFLGKIKIPTLKK